Proteins encoded in a region of the Ranitomeya imitator isolate aRanImi1 chromosome 9, aRanImi1.pri, whole genome shotgun sequence genome:
- the LOC138649428 gene encoding phospholipase A2, minor isoenzyme-like, translating into MSKLLLLLLVCVCYLQHWTSCSGAPARQRRGVLDLVVTLWCYRERLKVPLLGINLYGCYCGTGGAGAAVDDVDRCCLRHDCCYRYSRLDLRCHGKVKWQLYQFSCGPARTQCRSSTLCGRMACECDKQFAECLTTAKPKRRHFFYNKKDMCVGPHDVCPELHPNLTAISQRIQNPPELGPAKSRNKRWRKKGAKGETRNDVGRSALWI; encoded by the coding sequence ATGTCCAAGCTGCTGCTGCTCCTCTTGGTCTGCGTGTGTTACCTCCAGCACTGGACGTCCTGCAGCGGCGCTCCGGCTCGTCAGAGACGCGGCGTGCTGGATCTAGTGGTGACCCTGTGGTGCTACAGAGAGCGGCTGAAGGTGCCCCTGCTGGGCATTAACCTGTACGGCTGTTACTGCGGCACAGGAGGGGCAGGGGCCGCGGTGGATGACGTGGACCGGTGCTGCCTCCGCCACGACTGCTGTTACCGCTATTCCAGGCTTGACCTGCGCTGCCACGGGAAGGTGAAGTGGCAGCTCTACCAGTTCTCGTGCGGCCCGGCGCGCACACAATGCCGTTCCTCCACGCTGTGCGGCCGGATGGCGTGCGAGTGCGACAAGCAGTTTGCAGAATGTCTGACCACAGCGAAGCCGAAGAGGAGACACTTCTTCTATAACAAGAAGGACATGTGCGTCGGCCCCCACGACGTCTGCCCCGAGCTTCACCCCAACCTGACGGCCATATCACAGAGGATCCAGAACCCCCCGGAGCTCGGCCCGGCCAAGAGCAGGAACAAGAGATGGCGGAAGAAGGGGGCCAAGGGCGAAACGAGGAACGATGTGGGGCGCTCGGCACTGTGGATATGA
- the MTCH2 gene encoding mitochondrial carrier homolog 2 has translation MADVGSQLLLGSGLTVLSHPLMYVKMLVQVGHEPMPPTLGRNLFGRQVYQLPGFFAYAKHIIKIDGKRGLFKGLTPRLCAGAVGTVVHSRVLQCYQHQNQMEDEASKEKENPSLDYVIKETTQEMVARSAATVITHPFHVITLRCMVQFIGRETKYDGVFGSIVTIYREEGVLGFFAGLMPRLLGDVLSLWICNMVAFLINKYTLENQAVGEMKSYSQAVTGFLASMLTYPFVLVSNLMAVNNCGLAGGCLPYAPVYSSWMDCWSQLSKEGNANRGNSLFFRKVPAGKSYVYEQKRFY, from the exons GTGGGACACGAGCCAATGCCACCAACGTTGGGCCGAAACCTCTTTGGGCGTCAGGTGTACCAACTGCCAGGATTCTTCGCCTACG CAAAACACATCATTAAAATTGATGGAAAGCGAGGACTCTTCAAGGGCCTGACCCCCCGACTGTGCGCCGGAGCGGTGGGCACGGTGGTGCACAGCAGAGTATTGCAG TGCTATCAGCATCAGAATCAGATGGAG GATGAAGCGAGTAAAGAAAAAGAAAACCCGTCCCTGGATTACGTTATTAAAGAG ACCACCCAGGAGATGGTGGCCCGCTCTGCTGCTACGGTCATCACTCACCCCTTCCACG TGATAACGCTACGGTGTATGGTGCAGTTCATTGGAAGAGAGACCAAATATGA CGGGGTGTTTGGCTCCATTGTGACGATATACAGAGAAGAAGGAGTTTTGGGATTTTTTGC GGGTCTGATGCCCCGGCTACTCGGGGATGTGCTGTCCCTATGGATCTGCAACATGGTGGCCTTCCTGATCAACAAGTACACCCTGGAGAATCAG GCGGTGGGTGAGATGAAAAGCTACTCTCAGGCTGTGACCGGG TTCTTGGCCAGCATGCTGACATATCCATTTGTCCTAGTGTCAAACCTGATGGCTGTGAACAACTGCGG GCTCGCTGGCGGCTGCCTCCCCTACGCCCCCGTGTACTCTTCCTGGATGGATTGCTGGAGTCAGCTCAGCAAAGAG GGGAATGCAAATCGGGGAAACAGCCTGTTTTTCCGCAAGGTTCCTGCTGGAAAGAGCTACGTCTACGAACAGAAGAGATTTTATTAG